CCGCATTGTCATTTTACGGCAATGCAGGTTTTTCTTGTTATTCCATTGTGATAATCAATTCGCCGGACTGGACACTTTGTCCTTCGGACACATAGATTTCTTTGATTTTTCCTGCGGCATGGGCTACAATTTCTGTTTCCATCTTCATGGCTTCAACGATGATCAGCGGCTGGTTTTCTTCCACTTCGTCGCTTTCATTCACTAATACCTTCAAGACTGTACCAGGAATTCCGGAGCCGATTTCCTTCGGATTGTTTTTGTCCGCCTTAAGCATGGTGCTCTTTTCCTTGGAGAACAGGCTTCGCTTATCTTCGATATAGATTTCACGGCGGAAACCATCGACTTCAAAGAGGACAGGGCGGTAGCCTTCTTCGTTGGGCTGGCCCATCTTGACCATGCGGATAATAAAGCGTTTCCCTTTATCCACTTCAACCTCAGCGGTTTCACCTTCCTTGAGTCCATAAAAGAAAGCGTGTGTATCCATACGCATGAAATCACCGTAATCCTGGTAGAATTTTACATAATTCTTAAAGACCTTGGGGTACAAGGCCGCACTGGTTACCTCACGTTCTGCCAGCTCAATGCCAAACTCATCGCGGTATTCCTCGCGGATCGCCTCAAAATCTTCCGGCGGGAGCAGTGTGCCCGGGCGGACGGTGATGGGCTCAATACCTTTCAGGACAATTTCCTGAAGCTTCGGATCAAAACCGCCCTCAGGCTGGCCGATCATCCCCTTGAAATAATCCACAACCGAATTTGGGTAAGCGAGATCCTTTCCCTTATCGTAGATATTATCCTTGTCCAGACCGTTTTGTACCATGAAGATCGCCATATCCCCAACCACCTTGGAGGAAGGAGTAACCTTGACAATATCGCCCAGCAGTACGTTGGCTTCCATATATTTCTGCTTAACTTCTTTGAACTTATGGCCGAGACCAAAGCTTTCGACCTGGCTTTTCAGATTAGAATACTGACCGCCTGGAATTTCCAGCTTGTAAATTTCCGCACTTCCGGATTTCAAGCCAGATTCAAACTTACCGTAAACCTGACGGGTTGTCTCCCAATAATCGGAAATCAGCTGGAGATCGTCCTCGCTCATGCCCGTATCACGCGGGGTATTGGCCAGAGCCGCAACCACAGAGTTTAAGGACGGCTGGCTGGTCAGGCCGCTCATGCTGCTGAAAGCCGCATCGGCGATATCTACACCTGCCATGGTGGCCATAAGAATGGCCGCGACGCCGTTGCCCGCAGTATCGTGCGTGTGCAGGCGAACCGGGATCTTCACTTCTTCCTTCAGGGTTTTGATCAGCTTGAATGCTGCTGCCGGTTTTAACAGGGCAGACATATCTTTAATGGCCAGGATGTGCGCACCGGTTGCCTCAATTTCATGAGCCATGCGCACATAATAGTCCAGATCGTATTTAGTTTTTTTAGGGTCCAGAATATCGCCGGTATAGCACATGGCGACTTCGCAGACCTTGCCGGTTTTCAGGACTTCCTCGATGGAAACCTTCATCCCCTCCATCCAGTTGAGGGAGTCAAAAATACGGAAGACGTCAATCCCGCCCTCGGCGGATTCTTTGATAAACTTACGCAGTACATTGTCCGGATAGTTTTTATAACCGACCGCGTTGGCCCCGCGCAGCAGCATCTGGAACAGGATGTTTGGAATACGCTTGCGCAGCTCGTCCAGTCTTCTCCATGGAGATTCCTTCAGGAAATTATAGGCTACGTCAAAGGTAGCGCCGCCCCACATTTCCAGTGCAAAAATATCCTGTCCAAGATAGGCGGTTTCCTTGGCGATCTTGATCATATCGCGGCTGCGGACACGGGTGGCAAACAGAGACTGGTGCGCGTCGCGCAGTGTGGTGTCGCCCAGAAGCAGCTTGTCCTGGCTCTGAATCCATTTAACCAGGCCATCCGGACCCTGTTCATCCAAAATCTGCTTGGTACCGCGAAGCTCGATGCCTCTCGGAATTTCTGGGATTTCCGGTTCATCAAAATCCGGTTTGTTACCAAAGGTTTCATTGACAGCCATTTCGCCAAAGTAACGGATCACGTCGTAGGCCTGGCTCTTTTCTGCCTGAATATTGAACAGCTCAGGGTGATCATCAATGAATTTGGTATCACAGTTGCCGCTCTTAAACATATCGTGTTCCAGAACGTTGATCAGGAAGTCCTTGTTGGTCTGAACACCCTCGATCTGCATTTCCTTAAGGGCACGAAGCGCCTTGCGGCGAGTATCCTCAAAGGTTCTGGAATAAGAGGTGGATTTCATTAAGAGGCTGTCATAGTAAGGAGTGATCTCGCCGCCGGTAAAGCCGTTGCCGGTATCGAGACGGATACCCGCACCACTGGCGGTACGGTAAACGTCCAGACGGCCCGTATCCGGCATAAAATGGTTTTTGGGGTCCTCGGTGGTAACACGGCACTGGATAGCATAGCCGCGGCTTCTGACGCCTTCCTGGCTCTTGATGTTAATCTCATCCGAATCCAGTGGATAGCCCTCAGCGATCATGATCTGGGACTGAACCAGGTCGATACCTGTGACCAGTTCGGTAACAGTGTGCTCTACCTGGATTCTCGGGTTCATTTCAATAAAGTAATGATCGCCTTTTTTATCCACCAAAAACTCAATGGTACCGGCGTTGCGGTAATTGACCGCCTTTGCCAGCTTCAAAGCATCGGCACAGATGGCCTGACGCTGTTCCTCGCTGATGCTGAGTGACGGCGTAAACTCGATAATTTTCTGATGGCGTCTCTGGATCGAGCAGTCACGTTCAAAAAGATGGACTACATTGCCGTAAGCGTCGCCCAGAATCTGGACTTCAATATGCTTTGGCTCTTCCAAATATTTTTCAACAAAGATGGTGCCGTCGCCAAAGGCCTTGGTAGCCTCACTCATAGCCGAATGGTATTCCTTTAACAGGTCCTTTTCGTCGCGAACGATACGCATACCGCGTCCGCCGCCGCCGGCTGCAGCCTTAAGCATGATCGGATAACCCGCCACCTTTGCAAATTCCGCTGCCTCCTTGTCTGAGGTAATCGGCTTTTCTACGCCTGGAATGGTGGGCACATTGACGGATTTAGCCACAATTTTAGATTGGATCTTATCGCCCATCTGTTCCATCATGGTGTGGGTTGGTCCAATAAAGGCAATCCCTTCTTCTTCACAGCGTCTGGCAAACTCTGGATTTTCGGACAGGAATCCATAGCCTGGATGGATAGCGTCCACTTCCTTTTTCTTGGCCAGAGAGATAATCTTGTCCATATTCAGGTAGGCTTCGACCGGACCGGTAGTACCGGTAATCAGGTAAGCCTCATCCGCCTTGGAACGAAACAGAGACATCTTGTCCTCCTGGGCATAGATGGCAACTGTCTGGATACCAAGCTCCTGACATGCACGAATAATACGAATGGCGATTTCGCCGCGGTTAGCAATCAATACCTTGTTAAATTTTTTCATTTGCAACTCTCACTTCACTATAAAATTACAGCCTGCCGCGCTTGGTTAAGCGTGACAGACCAGTGCATAAATATTTATTGTTACTCTATTATATATAAACCTTCAGCCAATGAAAAGAAAAATTTTTGTTATTTAAAATAAAAACAAGTGTTTTTATTTGAAAAACACAATTTTCAAACCTTCTTCGTATCCTGTTCATCAATATATGCCTGCTGAACCCTCTTGCTCTGGTCCATAACGGCATGAATAAACTCTGTATAATATTTTTTATAATCCGCGTTTTCTAATTTTTCTGTGTTTTTTTTCACGACCTCTGCCTCCCGTTTGGGATCGAATATTTCTCCATGATTTGTGAATTTATATTCAGCCACCTGGTAGACAAGATCGAGCCGTTCCTCAAAAAGAGCGCGCATTTCTGTGTCAACTTCGTCGATACGCATCCGGATTTCTTCAATTGATTTTGCCATATTTACTCCTTTATACCAAAAAATCCAGCATACAAAGCGCTGTGACAGCCTCCACTACCGGGCAGGCTCTCAGGACAATGCAGGGGTCATGCCTGCCCTGTATCTCAATTTCAGCATCCTTTTTAGCTGCCATGTCAATGGTCTTCTGGGGCTGCGCGATGGAAGCCGTAGGCTTAAAGGCTACCCGGTACACAATGGGCATGCCGTTTGTAATCCCTCCGTTAATTCCGCCGTTGTTGTTTGTCGTAGTCTTAACCCTGTCACTATCCATGTAAAAGGGATCATTGGCCGCAGAGCCACGAAGCTCCGTAATATCAAAGCCCAGTCCAAATTCAACACCTTTTACCGCAGGCACCGAAAACAGCAGTGCGGACAACCGGCTTTCAACGGAATCAAACAGCGGGTCACCCACTCCGGCCGGCATGCCTGTTATGTAGCCCTCGATCACACCGCCCACAGAGTCCTGATCCTTAATGGCCTCGAGGATTTCATCCTTCATCGTCTCCTCCAGCGTCTTTGTATACAGTGGAAACAACGGGTTTTCGTAACAGAGTGATCCGTATTCTTCAGGTTTCAGATCTCTTTTATCCTGGACGCTGCCAATGGATAAAATCCGGCTGCCGATTTTAACCTCGGGAGCAATCTGAGCCAGCGCTGCCTTGGCAACAGCACCGGCAAAAACGATGGGCGCTGTAAGACGTCCTGAAAAATGTCCGCCTCCCCGATAATCCTGAAAACCGCCGTAGCGCATCCAACCGCTGTAATCGGCGTGTCCCGGGCGCATGAGATCCTTCGTGCGGGCATAGTCCTTGGAACGGGTATTGCCGTTTCGGATGAT
The DNA window shown above is from Eubacterium limosum and carries:
- a CDS encoding pyruvate carboxylase, yielding MKKFNKVLIANRGEIAIRIIRACQELGIQTVAIYAQEDKMSLFRSKADEAYLITGTTGPVEAYLNMDKIISLAKKKEVDAIHPGYGFLSENPEFARRCEEEGIAFIGPTHTMMEQMGDKIQSKIVAKSVNVPTIPGVEKPITSDKEAAEFAKVAGYPIMLKAAAGGGGRGMRIVRDEKDLLKEYHSAMSEATKAFGDGTIFVEKYLEEPKHIEVQILGDAYGNVVHLFERDCSIQRRHQKIIEFTPSLSISEEQRQAICADALKLAKAVNYRNAGTIEFLVDKKGDHYFIEMNPRIQVEHTVTELVTGIDLVQSQIMIAEGYPLDSDEINIKSQEGVRSRGYAIQCRVTTEDPKNHFMPDTGRLDVYRTASGAGIRLDTGNGFTGGEITPYYDSLLMKSTSYSRTFEDTRRKALRALKEMQIEGVQTNKDFLINVLEHDMFKSGNCDTKFIDDHPELFNIQAEKSQAYDVIRYFGEMAVNETFGNKPDFDEPEIPEIPRGIELRGTKQILDEQGPDGLVKWIQSQDKLLLGDTTLRDAHQSLFATRVRSRDMIKIAKETAYLGQDIFALEMWGGATFDVAYNFLKESPWRRLDELRKRIPNILFQMLLRGANAVGYKNYPDNVLRKFIKESAEGGIDVFRIFDSLNWMEGMKVSIEEVLKTGKVCEVAMCYTGDILDPKKTKYDLDYYVRMAHEIEATGAHILAIKDMSALLKPAAAFKLIKTLKEEVKIPVRLHTHDTAGNGVAAILMATMAGVDIADAAFSSMSGLTSQPSLNSVVAALANTPRDTGMSEDDLQLISDYWETTRQVYGKFESGLKSGSAEIYKLEIPGGQYSNLKSQVESFGLGHKFKEVKQKYMEANVLLGDIVKVTPSSKVVGDMAIFMVQNGLDKDNIYDKGKDLAYPNSVVDYFKGMIGQPEGGFDPKLQEIVLKGIEPITVRPGTLLPPEDFEAIREEYRDEFGIELAEREVTSAALYPKVFKNYVKFYQDYGDFMRMDTHAFFYGLKEGETAEVEVDKGKRFIIRMVKMGQPNEEGYRPVLFEVDGFRREIYIEDKRSLFSKEKSTMLKADKNNPKEIGSGIPGTVLKVLVNESDEVEENQPLIIVEAMKMETEIVAHAAGKIKEIYVSEGQSVQSGELIITME
- a CDS encoding chorismate mutase yields the protein MAKSIEEIRMRIDEVDTEMRALFEERLDLVYQVAEYKFTNHGEIFDPKREAEVVKKNTEKLENADYKKYYTEFIHAVMDQSKRVQQAYIDEQDTKKV
- the aroC gene encoding chorismate synthase, producing MSSIWGNKIKVSVFGESHGAAIGATIDGLPSGVAVDLEKVAAEMKRRAASSSRLATPRKEADEVEIVSGFFEGKTTGTPLTGIIRNGNTRSKDYARTKDLMRPGHADYSGWMRYGGFQDYRGGGHFSGRLTAPIVFAGAVAKAALAQIAPEVKIGSRILSIGSVQDKRDLKPEEYGSLCYENPLFPLYTKTLEETMKDEILEAIKDQDSVGGVIEGYITGMPAGVGDPLFDSVESRLSALLFSVPAVKGVEFGLGFDITELRGSAANDPFYMDSDRVKTTTNNNGGINGGITNGMPIVYRVAFKPTASIAQPQKTIDMAAKKDAEIEIQGRHDPCIVLRACPVVEAVTALCMLDFLV